The Chlorocebus sabaeus isolate Y175 chromosome 16, mChlSab1.0.hap1, whole genome shotgun sequence genome window below encodes:
- the LOC103242587 gene encoding TBC1 domain family member 3F isoform X3 yields MILFHRMVIIEDADSLWAQERENIIMNYEKGHLAGLPEDMGPGPVRIYNNIDRFGILHETELRPATAREVKQMRREITRKSKWMEMLRQWETYKNSKKLIDRVYKGIPMNFRGQVWSVLLNIQEVKWKNPRTYKVMKEKGKRSSQHIHQIDVDVRETLRTHIFFRDRYGTKQRELFYILLAYSEYNPEAGYCRDLSTIAALFLLYLPEEDAFWALVQLLARERHSLQGFHSPNGGTVQGLQDHQERVVPTSQPKTMWRLISLGLILRLWEVYLLEGEQVLMPMTRIAFKVQKKRLTKTSRCGPWTRFWNQFFHTWELDDDSVLKHLRASMKKLTRKQGDVPPPAKPKQRSSTPRPVLASHGRMTLCKGDRQAPPGPPARFQRPIWLVSPPWAPRSSTSCLGGAVREDTCPVCAWGVPSPAPAQRRPQGSWRFLEWNSMPRLPTDLDVGGPWFPHYDFEQSCWNGTVPQEDQLATCWQAEHPAEGVRLAFTALSHNVDMDFQPCTAPSTDSNQDTPITARDEQQCAPTSGPCLCRLYLENSQFPPAF; encoded by the exons ATGATTTTGTTTCACAGGATGGTAATCATAGAGGATGCAGATAGTTTGTGGGCACAGGAGCGAGAGAATATCATCATGAACTATGAGAAG GGACACCTAGCTGGGCTGCCAGAGGACATGGGGCCTGGGCCTGTTAGAATCTACAACAACATTGATCGCTTTGGGATTCTGCA TGAGACAGAGCTGCGTCCTGCCACTGCTCGGGAGGTGAAG CAAATGCGGCGGGAGATAACACGAAAGAGCAAGTGGATGGAAATGCTGCGACAATGGGAGACATATAAGAACAGTAAAAAG CTGATAGATCGAGTATATAAGGGCATTCCCATGAACTTCAGGGGCCAAGTGTGGTCAGTCCTGCTGAACATACAGGAAGTCAAGTGGAAAAACCCCAGAACATACAAG GTCATGAAGGAGAAGGGCAAGAGGTCATCTCAACACATCCACCAGATCGATGTGGACGTGAGAGAGACACTAAGGACTCACATCTTCTTCAGGGATCGATACGGAACCAA gcAGCGGGAACTATTCTACATCCTCCTGGCATATTCGGAGTATAACCCG GAGGCGGGCTACTGCAGGGACCTGAGCACCATCGCGGCCTTATTCCTCCTGTATCTGCCTGAGGAGGATGCATTCTGGGCACTGGTGCAGCTGCTGGCCAGGGAGAGGCACTCCCTGCAGG GATTCCACAGCCCAAATGGCGGGACAGTCCAGGGCCTCCAAGACCATCAGGAGCGTGTGGTCCCCACGTCACAGCCCAAGACCATGTGGCGTCTG ATCTCTCTTGGGCTCATCCTGCGCCTGTGGGAGGTGTATTTGCTGGAAGGAGAACAGGTGTTGATGCCGATGACAAGGATTGCCTTTAAAGTTCAGAAAA AGCGCCTCACGAAGACGTCCAGGTGTGGCCCGTGGACACGGTTTTGGAACCAGTTCTTCCATACCTGGGAGTTGGATGATGACTCTGTGCTCAAGCATCTTAGGGCCTCTATGAAGAAACTAACAAGGAAGCAAGGGGACGTGCCACCCCCAG CCAAACCCAAGCAACGGTCCTCAACACCCAGGCCTGTGCTGGCTTCACATGGCAGGATGACCCTCTGCAAGGGGGACAGACAGGCCCCTCCAGGCCCACCAGCCCGGTTCCAGCGGCCCATTTGGCTAGTTTCCCCACCATGGGCACCTCGTTCTTCCACATCCTGTCTTGGTGGGGCTGTCCGGGAAGACACCTGCCCTGTGTGCGCTTGGGGTGTGCCCAGCCCGGCCCCGGCTCAGAGAAGACCTCAGGGTTCCTGGAGATTCCTGGAGTGGAACTCGATGCCCCGGCTCCCGACGGACCTGGATGTAGGGGGCCCTTGGTTCCCCCATTATGATTTCGAACAGAGCTGCTGG AATGGCACCGTACCCCAGGAGGACCAGCTGGCCACCTGCTGGCAGGCGGAACACCCTGCGGAGGGGGTTAGATTGGCTTTCACTGCACTGAGCCACAATGTGGACATGGACTTCCAGCCCTGCACTGCACCCAGCACTGATTCCAACCAGGACACCCCCATCACAGCTAGGGACGAGCAGCAGTGcgctcccacctcagggccttgcCTCTGCCGCCTCTACTTGGAAAATTCTCAGTTCCCTCCAGCCTTCTAG
- the LOC103242587 gene encoding TBC1 domain family member 3F isoform X2, whose product MILFHRMVIIEDADSLWAQERENIIMNYEKGHLAGLPEDMGPGPVRIYNNIDRFGILHETELRPATAREVKQMRREITRKSKWMEMLRQWETYKNSKKLIDRVYKGIPMNFRGQVWSVLLNIQEVKWKNPRTYKVMKEKGKRSSQHIHQIDVDVRETLRTHIFFRDRYGTKQRELFYILLAYSEYNPEAGYCRDLSTIAALFLLYLPEEDAFWALVQLLARERHSLQGFHSPNGGTVQGLQDHQERVVPTSQPKTMWRLHLCSSHQDKEGLFTQSSSLGWLLQMLNDGISLGLILRLWEVYLLEGEQVLMPMTRIAFKVQKKRLTKTSRCGPWTRFWNQFFHTWELDDDSVLKHLRASMKKLTRKQGDVPPPAKPKQRSSTPRPVLASHGRMTLCKGDRQAPPGPPARFQRPIWLVSPPWAPRSSTSCLGGAVREDTCPVCAWGVPSPAPAQRRPQGSWRFLEWNSMPRLPTDLDVGGPWFPHYDFEQSCWNGTVPQEDQLATCWQAEHPAEGVRLAFTALSHNVDMDFQPCTAPSTDSNQDTPITARDEQQCAPTSGPCLCRLYLENSQFPPAF is encoded by the exons ATGATTTTGTTTCACAGGATGGTAATCATAGAGGATGCAGATAGTTTGTGGGCACAGGAGCGAGAGAATATCATCATGAACTATGAGAAG GGACACCTAGCTGGGCTGCCAGAGGACATGGGGCCTGGGCCTGTTAGAATCTACAACAACATTGATCGCTTTGGGATTCTGCA TGAGACAGAGCTGCGTCCTGCCACTGCTCGGGAGGTGAAG CAAATGCGGCGGGAGATAACACGAAAGAGCAAGTGGATGGAAATGCTGCGACAATGGGAGACATATAAGAACAGTAAAAAG CTGATAGATCGAGTATATAAGGGCATTCCCATGAACTTCAGGGGCCAAGTGTGGTCAGTCCTGCTGAACATACAGGAAGTCAAGTGGAAAAACCCCAGAACATACAAG GTCATGAAGGAGAAGGGCAAGAGGTCATCTCAACACATCCACCAGATCGATGTGGACGTGAGAGAGACACTAAGGACTCACATCTTCTTCAGGGATCGATACGGAACCAA gcAGCGGGAACTATTCTACATCCTCCTGGCATATTCGGAGTATAACCCG GAGGCGGGCTACTGCAGGGACCTGAGCACCATCGCGGCCTTATTCCTCCTGTATCTGCCTGAGGAGGATGCATTCTGGGCACTGGTGCAGCTGCTGGCCAGGGAGAGGCACTCCCTGCAGG GATTCCACAGCCCAAATGGCGGGACAGTCCAGGGCCTCCAAGACCATCAGGAGCGTGTGGTCCCCACGTCACAGCCCAAGACCATGTGGCGTCTG CACCTCTGTTCCTCCCATCAGGACAAGGAAGGTCTTTTCACGCAGAGTTCCTCGTTAGGCTGGCTTCTCCAGATGTTGAATGACGGG ATCTCTCTTGGGCTCATCCTGCGCCTGTGGGAGGTGTATTTGCTGGAAGGAGAACAGGTGTTGATGCCGATGACAAGGATTGCCTTTAAAGTTCAGAAAA AGCGCCTCACGAAGACGTCCAGGTGTGGCCCGTGGACACGGTTTTGGAACCAGTTCTTCCATACCTGGGAGTTGGATGATGACTCTGTGCTCAAGCATCTTAGGGCCTCTATGAAGAAACTAACAAGGAAGCAAGGGGACGTGCCACCCCCAG CCAAACCCAAGCAACGGTCCTCAACACCCAGGCCTGTGCTGGCTTCACATGGCAGGATGACCCTCTGCAAGGGGGACAGACAGGCCCCTCCAGGCCCACCAGCCCGGTTCCAGCGGCCCATTTGGCTAGTTTCCCCACCATGGGCACCTCGTTCTTCCACATCCTGTCTTGGTGGGGCTGTCCGGGAAGACACCTGCCCTGTGTGCGCTTGGGGTGTGCCCAGCCCGGCCCCGGCTCAGAGAAGACCTCAGGGTTCCTGGAGATTCCTGGAGTGGAACTCGATGCCCCGGCTCCCGACGGACCTGGATGTAGGGGGCCCTTGGTTCCCCCATTATGATTTCGAACAGAGCTGCTGG AATGGCACCGTACCCCAGGAGGACCAGCTGGCCACCTGCTGGCAGGCGGAACACCCTGCGGAGGGGGTTAGATTGGCTTTCACTGCACTGAGCCACAATGTGGACATGGACTTCCAGCCCTGCACTGCACCCAGCACTGATTCCAACCAGGACACCCCCATCACAGCTAGGGACGAGCAGCAGTGcgctcccacctcagggccttgcCTCTGCCGCCTCTACTTGGAAAATTCTCAGTTCCCTCCAGCCTTCTAG
- the LOC103242587 gene encoding TBC1 domain family member 3F isoform X1, whose product MILFHRMVIIEDADSLWAQERENIIMNYEKGHLAGLPEDMGPGPVRIYNNIDRFGILQSCPSWESAPQEGPCPPFPVSFPGLSPEPDRDRACPFWGLGPSLGQLQALCRSSVLPALSYSETELRPATAREVKQMRREITRKSKWMEMLRQWETYKNSKKLIDRVYKGIPMNFRGQVWSVLLNIQEVKWKNPRTYKVMKEKGKRSSQHIHQIDVDVRETLRTHIFFRDRYGTKQRELFYILLAYSEYNPEAGYCRDLSTIAALFLLYLPEEDAFWALVQLLARERHSLQGFHSPNGGTVQGLQDHQERVVPTSQPKTMWRLHLCSSHQDKEGLFTQSSSLGWLLQMLNDGISLGLILRLWEVYLLEGEQVLMPMTRIAFKVQKKRLTKTSRCGPWTRFWNQFFHTWELDDDSVLKHLRASMKKLTRKQGDVPPPAKPKQRSSTPRPVLASHGRMTLCKGDRQAPPGPPARFQRPIWLVSPPWAPRSSTSCLGGAVREDTCPVCAWGVPSPAPAQRRPQGSWRFLEWNSMPRLPTDLDVGGPWFPHYDFEQSCWNGTVPQEDQLATCWQAEHPAEGVRLAFTALSHNVDMDFQPCTAPSTDSNQDTPITARDEQQCAPTSGPCLCRLYLENSQFPPAF is encoded by the exons ATGATTTTGTTTCACAGGATGGTAATCATAGAGGATGCAGATAGTTTGTGGGCACAGGAGCGAGAGAATATCATCATGAACTATGAGAAG GGACACCTAGCTGGGCTGCCAGAGGACATGGGGCCTGGGCCTGTTAGAATCTACAACAACATTGATCGCTTTGGGATTCTGCA GTCCTGCCCCTCCTGGGAGTCAGCCCCACAGGAAGGCCCTTGTCCTCCCTTCCCTGTGTCTTTTCCTGGACTGAGCCCTGAGCCGGATAGGGACAGAGCCTGTCCTTTCTGGGGGTTGGGTCCCAGTCTGGGGCAGCTCCAGGCCCTGTGCAGGTCCTCAGTTCTGCCTGCGTTGTCTTACAGTGAGACAGAGCTGCGTCCTGCCACTGCTCGGGAGGTGAAG CAAATGCGGCGGGAGATAACACGAAAGAGCAAGTGGATGGAAATGCTGCGACAATGGGAGACATATAAGAACAGTAAAAAG CTGATAGATCGAGTATATAAGGGCATTCCCATGAACTTCAGGGGCCAAGTGTGGTCAGTCCTGCTGAACATACAGGAAGTCAAGTGGAAAAACCCCAGAACATACAAG GTCATGAAGGAGAAGGGCAAGAGGTCATCTCAACACATCCACCAGATCGATGTGGACGTGAGAGAGACACTAAGGACTCACATCTTCTTCAGGGATCGATACGGAACCAA gcAGCGGGAACTATTCTACATCCTCCTGGCATATTCGGAGTATAACCCG GAGGCGGGCTACTGCAGGGACCTGAGCACCATCGCGGCCTTATTCCTCCTGTATCTGCCTGAGGAGGATGCATTCTGGGCACTGGTGCAGCTGCTGGCCAGGGAGAGGCACTCCCTGCAGG GATTCCACAGCCCAAATGGCGGGACAGTCCAGGGCCTCCAAGACCATCAGGAGCGTGTGGTCCCCACGTCACAGCCCAAGACCATGTGGCGTCTG CACCTCTGTTCCTCCCATCAGGACAAGGAAGGTCTTTTCACGCAGAGTTCCTCGTTAGGCTGGCTTCTCCAGATGTTGAATGACGGG ATCTCTCTTGGGCTCATCCTGCGCCTGTGGGAGGTGTATTTGCTGGAAGGAGAACAGGTGTTGATGCCGATGACAAGGATTGCCTTTAAAGTTCAGAAAA AGCGCCTCACGAAGACGTCCAGGTGTGGCCCGTGGACACGGTTTTGGAACCAGTTCTTCCATACCTGGGAGTTGGATGATGACTCTGTGCTCAAGCATCTTAGGGCCTCTATGAAGAAACTAACAAGGAAGCAAGGGGACGTGCCACCCCCAG CCAAACCCAAGCAACGGTCCTCAACACCCAGGCCTGTGCTGGCTTCACATGGCAGGATGACCCTCTGCAAGGGGGACAGACAGGCCCCTCCAGGCCCACCAGCCCGGTTCCAGCGGCCCATTTGGCTAGTTTCCCCACCATGGGCACCTCGTTCTTCCACATCCTGTCTTGGTGGGGCTGTCCGGGAAGACACCTGCCCTGTGTGCGCTTGGGGTGTGCCCAGCCCGGCCCCGGCTCAGAGAAGACCTCAGGGTTCCTGGAGATTCCTGGAGTGGAACTCGATGCCCCGGCTCCCGACGGACCTGGATGTAGGGGGCCCTTGGTTCCCCCATTATGATTTCGAACAGAGCTGCTGG AATGGCACCGTACCCCAGGAGGACCAGCTGGCCACCTGCTGGCAGGCGGAACACCCTGCGGAGGGGGTTAGATTGGCTTTCACTGCACTGAGCCACAATGTGGACATGGACTTCCAGCCCTGCACTGCACCCAGCACTGATTCCAACCAGGACACCCCCATCACAGCTAGGGACGAGCAGCAGTGcgctcccacctcagggccttgcCTCTGCCGCCTCTACTTGGAAAATTCTCAGTTCCCTCCAGCCTTCTAG